The Prionailurus viverrinus isolate Anna unplaced genomic scaffold, UM_Priviv_1.0 scaffold_35, whole genome shotgun sequence genome window below encodes:
- the LOC125158654 gene encoding keratin-associated protein 4-3-like, which translates to MVNSCCGSVCSDQGCGQETCCRPSCCQTTCCRTTCCRPSCCGSSCCRPCCGGSSCCGSSCCQPCCRPTCCQTTCCRTTCCRPSCCGSSCCRPSCCISSCCRPCCGGSSCCGSSCCQPCCRPTCCQTTCCRTTCCRPTCCVSSCCRPCCGGSSCCGSNCCGSSCCQPCCRPTCCQTTCCRTTCCRPTCCVSSCCRPSCC; encoded by the coding sequence ATGGTCAACTCCTGTTGTGGCTCCGTCTGCTCTGACCAGGGCTGTGGCCAGGAGACTTGTTGCCGCCCCAGCTGCTGCCAGACCACCTGCTGCAGGACCACCTGCTGTCGCcccagctgctgtggctccagctgctgccgcccCTGCTGTGGGGgttccagctgctgtggctccagctgctgccagccttgctgccgccccacctgctgccagACCACCTGCTGCAGGACCACTTGCTGCCGCCCCAGCTGCTGTGGTTCCAGCTGCTGCAGGCCCAGCTGCTGCATCTCTAGCTGCTGCCGGCCCTGCTGTGGGGgttccagctgctgtggctccagctgctgccagccctgctgccgccccacctgctgccagaccacctgctgcaggaccacctgctgccgccccacctgctgTGTGTCCAGCTGCTGCCGCCCCTGCTGTGGGGgttccagctgctgtggctccaattgctgtggctccagctgctgccagccttgctgccgccccacctgctgccagaccacctgctgccggaccacctgctgccgccccacctgctgTGTGTCCAGCTGCTGCCGCCCCAGCTGTTGCTAG